GTCCGGTACCCGACGATTTGCACACTGCGGGCTACGCTCGCAGCCGGTAAAAGCCGTCCGTTACCGTCGGTCGCGATGAACTCACGAGTCGATTACCTACATCGAGACACTCCCCGCCAGAAACGTACATGAACTATCATTGAATTAGTTAGCAGGTTAATATTTTCAGAACAAAATTGCGAAAATTTTAATTGCAGACCGTCTGTCTCGCAGGTATGGCTGATTTGCCAGACACTCTCACACGTCGTAACGCACTCAAACTTCTCGGAACCACGACGGCCGCCGCCGGACTCACGGGCGTCGCAGCCGGTGACCTCAGCGGCCAGACCACGCGCGTGAACGTCGGTTTCGACAATTCGAGCGCGAAGCAGGCCGCGCTCGACCTCGCGGACACCGTCCACTGGGAATTCGCGTGGAGTGCGGTCACGATTTCACTCCCGACCGCTGCTATCGACACGCTTCGTGGCGTCCCGGGTGTTCGCTACGTCGAAGTCGACCGAACGATGGAAGCAATCGCACAGGACCTCCCATGGGGCGTAGACCGCACGGACGCGGAAGTCGCGCACGCCGCGGGTGACACCGGCGCGGGAGCCGATATCGCCATCATCGACACCGGTATCGACCAGTTCCACGCAGATCTGGCAGACAACCTCGGCAACGGTCGGGCCTTCACCGGGCCAATCGCGACGAGCAACTGGCAGGACGACAACGGTCACGGCACCCACTGTGCGGGTATCGCAGACGCTCTCGACAACGACACGGGCGTCGTCGGCGTCTCCACCGAAGCGACCCTTCATGCCGTCAAAGTTCTCACCGCCGCCGGAACGGGGATGACCTCCGACGTGGCGAAGGGTATCGAGTGGGTCGGCGACCAGGGCTTCGACGTCGGGTCGCTGAGCCTCGGCGGCGGCGCCTCCGAGACGCTCAAAGAGGCCGTCGAGTACACCACCAGCAAGGGCGTCCTGCTCGTCGCCGCGGCTGGAAATGACGGCCCGTGTACGGACTGTGTTGGCTACCCCGCCGCCTATCCCGAAGTCGTGGCCGTCAGTTCGACCAACCAGAACGACGGCCTGTCGAGTTTCTCCTCGCAGGGACCGGAAATCGATATCGCGGCTCCGGGGTCGAACATCTACTCGACGTACACGGGTGGCAGCTACGCCACCCTCTCAGGCACGTCGATGGCCTGTCCACACGTCTCGGGCGCAGCGGGGCAATTGATGGCGCAGGGTCAGTCGGCGAGTCAGGCACGCAACACGCTTCTCTCGACGGCAGAAGACATCGGTCTCTCCGCAAACGAGAGTGGCGCGGGCCTGGTCGACGTGGCCGCCGCGCTCGGCCACAACTCCGGCGACGACCTATAAGTGACATCCTCCCGCGCCTGAAGACGCAGGCCTCCCACACCCACCAACGGGCGGTTCGTTGGGATGTTTATGGTTCGCACCCCGACGAGGTGCTGGCTATGCCACGTAGCCGTTACTCCTATCTCGTCCGGGCAACGGACGGGACTCGGAGGTACCTAGTTGTTTTGTGTCGGTCCGCCGTCCGCGGGCTTACGTTTTGATGAGGCAAACACCCAGTCAACTGCCAGGTTTCGGACTGTCAGAACCCGATGGGAAACCATCGAATCGACACCGAGTGATACGCACGGAGAGCACCTAAGACTATGCTGTACAGTGAAAGTAACCAAAGACGGCGATTCATCCACGTCCTCAAGGGCGTGGTATTCTCGCCTGCAATCCTATAAACTATCGATTAGATAGTTCAACGGTCCTGAATTGTTTCCACTAAGCAGTTCTCTGCCAATTATTTTCATAATTAATAACAAAGAATTTAATTACTGTTGGCTTCTGGTGAGGTTATGACAGAATTGTCAGAGACTGTCACTCGTCGTAACGCACTCAAACTCCTCGGTTCGACCGCCGCCGCAGCCGGGCTCACGGGTGTCGCCGCGGGCGACCTCACGGGCGACTCGATGCGGGTCAACGTCGGTTACGATACGGAGACCGCAAAACAGGCCGCACTCGACCTCGCCGACACGGTTCACTGGGAGTTCGCCTGGGACGCCCTCACCATCACGATGCCGACAGCGGGCCTCGATTCGCTCCAGGGCGTTTCGGGTATCCGCTACGTCGAGAAGGACACCGAAGTCGAAGCGCTCGCTCAGACGCTGCCGTGGGGCGTAGACCGCACGGATGCGGAAGTCGCACACGCGAACGGTGACACCGGCGAAGGCGCAGACATCGCCATCATCGACACCGGCATCGACCGTTATCACGGCGACCTCGTGGACAACCTCGGCGAAGGACGGGCGTTCACCGGGCCAATTGCCTCCGACAACTGGCACGACGACAACGGCCACGGCACCCACTGTGCGGGTATCGCGGACGCGGTTGACAACGACACGGGGTGTCGTCGGCGTTTCGACGACCGCAACCCTTCACGCCGTCAAGGTACTCACCGCCGCCGGCAGTGGGTTCAACTCGGACGTGGCAAAGGGCATCGAGTGGACCGTAGACCAGGGCTACGACGTTGGCTCCATGAGCCTCGGGGGCGGTGGCTCCACACAGAACGGGAAAGAAGCGGTCGAATATGCGGCGAACAAGGGTGTGTTCCTCATCGCCGCCGCTGGCAACGACGGCCCCTGTACGGACTGCGTGAGCTACCCGGCCGCATACCCCGAAGTGATGGCCGTGAGCGCGACGAACGACCAGGACCAGCTCGCGAGTTACTCCTCACAGGGTCCTGAGGTCGAAATCGCCGCGCCCGGCACGGACATCTATTCGACGTACACCGGCGGGACGTACAACACGCTTTCCGGCACGTCGATGGCCTGCCCGCACGTCTCGGGCGCAGCGGGGCAACTGATGGCCGAGGGGCAGTCCGCCAGTCAGGCCCGGAGCACCCTCAAGAGTTCTGCTGAGGACATCGGCCTCGGCGCGAACGAAAGTGGTTCGGGGCTGCTCGACGTGGCCGCCGCACTCGGCCAAAACTCCGGCGACGACCTGTAACCTCGGCAAATAGTTGTGAACTACCCTGCCCTACCGCGCTCGGGGCTACCCGCCCCTCGCTTGTTGAGGACAGGGCTTCCTGTTTCTGTGTCAAGACTTGCACCCGTGGGCACAGCGGTCTCAGACTCCGCAGGCGATTTCCCTTTACGGGCAGTTCGGAGTGTCCCACTCCTACTGAATCGACACTCGGCCACAACCGACGATGCACGCTTGTTGTCGTCGTTCGAAAGGCGCGACGCGCCTTTCGTGATGACGAAACGGCTTCGCCGTTTCGAACCACGTTTGAACAACGCCGGAAGCGTGGTGAGTATCTTACTACCCCCTTCGACCGAATCGGTAGTAAGCGTATCGTACATAGTGAATGTGAACTATGCGGGCGGTGTATCCCCTCCCTACTCGCGTCTTCGACGCTCGTTGAGGAAGGGGGCTTACCGCCTTCGATTATGCTAAACTACACCACCGCCTCTATCCGGACATGACGCTCGAAAAATCGCTCACCGCGACGTCCACGAACGGAAGCGTCGATTTCGTCCTCACGCTCAGGAACACTGGCGAGGACACCGTCTCGCTCACCTTTCGCGATTCGGGGAAGGCAGACTTTGTCGTCTTAGACGGCGACGAGGAACGCTGGCGCTGGTCGGACGGGCGCATGTTCGCCCAGGTGCTCACGAATCAGGATATCGAACCCGGAGACACAGTCGATATCGAAGCGGAGTGGGAGGACCCAGACCCCGGCGAGTACGAAGTCGTCTGCGAACTCCGGACGATGGAAGCCGAGGAAGAACGGACGACATTCTCGGTGTGACTGGGCAGTAACACCAATCAGTAACACCAGTCGGTTAGTGTTCCTGGTCGGGGTTTTCGAGCAGTTCCTGTACCGCTTTCCGCACCGATTCGTGTGAGGAGAGCCGTGGCTCGTAACCGAGTGCAGAGAGTTTCTCGATAGAGAGGCGCATCTTCGGCACGTCGCCGGTCCAGCCACGGTCGCCGCCCGTGTACTCGTATTCGGGGTCGAGGCCCATCTCGTCTGCGACGATGTCCGCGATGGTCGTGACTGAGGTGGTCGTCCGGGTACCGAGGTTGTAGGAGTTCATCGGCGCGTCTGCGTGTTCGACGACGTGGGCGATGGCTTCGACGCACTCATCGACGTGCATGTAGGACTTCTCCTGGCGACCGTCGCCAAGGATGACGAGTTTCTCGGGGTCGGCCTGCAACTTCTCGACGAAGTCTGGGACGACGCCGTGGCCAAAGCGCGGGCCGACGATGTTCGCGAAGCGGAAGTTCCACACGGTGAAGTCGTAGGAGTGGGCGAACACAGAGAGGAGACTCTCCTCTGCGAGTTTCGCCGCGCCGTAGATGCTGATGGGTTCGAGTGGGGCGTAGTCTTCTGGCGTCGGACGCGGGGCCTCGCCGTACACCGTCGACGAGGAGGTGTAGACGATGTTCGAGACGCCAACGTCGTCCATCCGCTCTAAGATGTTGTACGTGATGTCACCGTTCACCTCGAACTGCTTGCGCGGTTCGTCCGAGTTCACGTACTTCTCCGCTGCGGCGAAGTGGAACACGGCATCGAGGTCGTCGGTGATGACGTCCCCGACGGCTGATTCGTCGGTGAGGTCGGCGTTCACGAATTCAGCGTCGTCGGGGACGCTCGACCGGATGCCGTTCGAGAGGTTGTCGGCGACGACGACGTCGTTTTCGGGGAGCAACTGGGCGACCATCCGCGAGCCGATGAGACCCGCACCGCCCGTGACGAGGATGCGCTTGCCGGAAAGCTTCATGCGCCGAGATTTGTCGGGGTGCTCAAAGTCGTTCTGGGTCGGTACGGAGAATTTGTGGTTAGGCATCAATGCACAAACACTCGCGATTTCTGGATGGGTGTCCAAGAGCCAGAACAATTATTAGTGAAATTCTGCAATACCAGACAGAATGCCAACTGAGACGTACGGGTTGATTAGTTTGCTGCCTGCGTTGCTGGCAATCGTCCTGACCCTCATCTCGCGACAGGCGTTACTGTCCCTGTTCGCCGGTGTGTGGCTCGGAGCGACCATCCTTGTCGGGTGGAATCCAATCGCAGGAGGCGCAAAATCGCTCGCACTCGTCGTATCGAACGTCACCTCCGCGTTCAATGCAAAACTCCTGTTGTTCACCTTCCTCGTCGGTGCGTTACTGGGCATGGTGTTCCTCTCGGGGGGAATGCGAGCGGTGGCCGATGGAATCGTGAAGCGAATCAAAACGCGCAGACAGGCGAAAGCGGGCACGGCGTTCCTCGGGACGCTCATCTTCTTCGACTCCTACGCGAGTACGATGATTTCCGGGTCGGTCATGCGCCCGGTCACAGACCAGTTCGACATCTCGCGTGAGAAACTCGCCTACCTCCTCGACTCGACCACCTCACCGATGGCCTCTATCGCCGTCGTCTCGACGTGGCTCGGTTTCGAGGTGGGCCTCATCCAACAGCAGTTCGACGCACTCGGGATTCAGCAAAACGCGTTCGTCGTGTTCGTCGCGTCCATCCCGTTCCGGTTCTACAGCGTGTTCGCGCTCATCCTCGTCTACATCGTCGTCTTCACCGACTGGAACTTCGGGCCGATGAAGAAGGCAGAAGAGCGCGCACAAAACGAAGGCAAACTCATGCGCGACGACGCCTCGCCGCTCATGGAGACGCAGGCGAGCGACATCGAGACGCCCGAGCACGTGAGTCCACGCTGGTGGTACTTCGCCGCACCAATCCTCGCGCTGGTCGTGGTCACACTCGTCGGTCTGTGGTGGACCGGTGGTGGCCCGGCGAAGACGAACGCCGCGCTCGCCGGAACCAGCGGCCTCGGTGCAGTGTCTGCGTTCCTCGGGTCCTACGCAGACGCGCTGAAGGAAGCGGGAACCGCCGACGCCATCCTCTGGGCGGCGTTCGCCGGGTGTGCGACGATGCTCACCATCCTCGTCGGTCACGCCCGCATCGGCCTCGACAAGGTCAGCGACGCCATCTTCGAGGGCTTCAAGATGGTCATGTTCCCGGTCGCCATCCTCTCGCTCGCGTGGACGATCGGAAACGTGAGCCAGTTGCTCGGCGTCGGCCCGTACGTCGTGAGCGTCGCAGAGGGCATCATCACCGCCCCGCTGCTCCCGGCCGTCATCTTCCTCACGGCCGCGCTCATCAGCTTCGCCATCGGGACCTCGTGGGGGACGATGGGGATTCTGTTCCCGGTCGCTGTCCCGCTCGCCGTCGAACTGAACGCGACCCTCACGCTGGCCATCGCGGCCATCCTCACCGGGTCGCTGTTCGGAGACCACTGTTCGCCAATCAGCGACACCACGGTCATGAGTTCGATGTTCGCTGCGAGCGACCACGTAGACCACGTCGCCACGCAGATGCCGTACGCGATTCTCGCCGCCGTGGTGGGGACGCTTGGCTTCCTCGTGAGCGGCTACACCGCGCTGTCGCCGTGGGTGACACTCGCCGTCGGCACCACCATCATGGGCCTGAGCGCGTACCTCCTCTCTGAGTACGTCGGCAAGACCGACCGCGTTGGCGTCGGCGCGCTATTCGAATAATTCGGGACGCCGTCTCCCGCCTTTTTCGCCTCTCACCATCGCGTTCGATTGATAGACTTTTCTCCCCCGGTCTGATTGTGCGGGTATGCGCCTCCCCTACGAGTGGGCAGAAGCGACGATTCCAGTCAACGGAGTCGACCTCCAGTGCTACCGAACGGGGAACGGCCCGCCACTCCTCATGGCACACGGCTTCTACGAGAACGCGCCGTGTATGGCGCAGTTGGCGAACGACCTGGCCGACGACTACGAGGTCATCCTCTACGATGCTCGCGGCCACGGAATGTCGGATGCATCCGAAGCCGGGTACACAATCGACGACCGGGTTGCAGACCTCGTCGGTGTTGTAGACCACCTCGACCTCGAAGACCCCATCCTGTTTGGTCACTCGATGGGTGGGTCTGCGGCGGCGTGGACGACCGCGACCCATCCCGACCTCCCGCGTGCCCTCGTCCTCGAAGACCCTGCCAACCTGCGTGGTCATCACGAAATCGAGGCCGAAAAACGGGTGGCGCTCGTTCGAGACCGACTCGAAGCCATCGACTCACAGACGGTCGCAGAACTCGCGAGCGACTACGAGCAGTACGGGCCGAACGCCGCCCGTCAAATTGCCATCGCGAACACGGAGTGTCACCCACATATCGTCGAAATCGCTCGGGAAGGGTATCCGCGGACGGCGGACGCCTTCCCGAAAATCGAGTGCCCGACGCTCGTGTTGAAATCCGATGCCGACACGGAGGTTCGAGCAGCTGACGTGGCCGCAGCAGAGCCGTTGAGACACGGCAGACTCGTCCACATCTACGATGCCGGTCACTCGGTGTTCCGCGACCAGTACGACGCCGCGTTCGCCGAATTACAGACGTTTCTCCACCGTGTCGAAACCCGAACGTCCCAATCCGAAACCCCCTAACCGTCGCCGCCGCTTTGCTCGTCTATGCAGGGAGAACCCGAAGTCGTCATCCTTCGGCTGGGTCACCGCCCCGGTCGGGACGAGCGGATGACCACGCACGTCGGCCTCACGGGCCGAGCGCTCGGCGCAGACCGCGTCATCCTCGTCGACACCGAGAGTTCGAAGGACACAATCGAAGACATCACCGACCGCTTTGGCGGCCCCTACGACGTGGAAGTCGTCTCCTCACACCGCCCGGTCATCCGCGACTGGGAGGGAAAAATCGTCCACCTCACGATGTACGGCGAGCGCGTCCAGGACGTTGAAGCCGACATCCGCGCCGCCCACGCCGAAGAACCCCTGCTCGTCGTCGTCGGCGCGGAGAAGGTTCCCTTCGAAGTATACGACGCCGCAGACTGGAACGTCGGCGTGACTAATCAACCGCATTCTGAAGTAGCCGGCCTTGCCGTGTTCTTAGACCGCCTGTTCGAAGGCCGTGAATTAGAGCGCGAGTGGATCGGGGCGAAAAAGCGCGTCATTCCCCAGAAGAAGGGCAAGCGCGTCGAACCGGTCGAGGAGTGAGCGGTCGCTGTTCTCACTGACGTTCGAGCAGAAATCCGCGGTTTCAATAGTAGAAGGAGCAAAATCGGTCGATTTTCGCAGTCTTCTCCGGAAACGATGTCCCGAGAGTTCGTTTCGAGATAATGGCCACACTCAGATGAAGTCGATGTCGAGGATGTCGGTGATTCCAGCGACGTCAAAATCCGAGTCAGCCACAACGAGTCGCTCATCGAGCCCCTTCGCAGTGCCAGCGATGAATGCGTCTCGCGCAGCGAGTGCCTGGCCACGCTGGTGCAGGTCGTTCTGCAGTTTTGCTGCGGCGCGTTCCAGGTTAGCTGTCTCTTCGATAACGGCCACCCACTCGAGGGCATCTTCGAGGGCGTCAACATCTGCGGGGCCGGCTTTGAAAACTTCTCCCTGGTAGACTTCGAACATCACCAGTGGGGGGTGCAATTGCGCGTTCGTCGAGGTGACTCTCGACGTAGTCGATGGCTTCGTCGGTCCCATCGAGATAGTCGATGAGGACGCTGCTGTCGTAGAGCGTCATCGAGTGCCGACGCCCTGCTTCATGTCTTTTCGTGCATCGCGGGCTTTCTGTGCGGCGTCTGTCCCTTTCCAGAGTCCGGCACCGTCTCGGACGGTCTCCCGCCGTTCTTCGATGAGTCGAGAGAGCAAGTCGTCGAACGTCTCGTCGCTTCCCTTGAGCGCTGCGAGCGCTGCATGGGTGTCGTCTTTGACTCGGATACTCTTGCTCATAGCGGTTGTATACAGGCCCGTATACAAGGGTGTTGCGTCGATTGACTGAACCTAGGTTAACGGATTTCGCACACATGGGCGAGAGCAGCATAATTTATCACCAAACTGCCACGTTGTCGAAACATGGCGGACACCACGCTCGAACAACGAGTGACCCGCATCGAACGCCTTCTGTACCTCGTTATCGCAATCCTCGTCGTTCCGTACCTGCTCGGATTTGCAAATCACTTCGGCCTGTGGGTTGGCGGGAGTCTCGGCGTTCTGGTTGGCCTGGTCCTGTTGGTGCTGATTGTCGCTGTCACCCGGTGGCGCGGTGGTGCGACGACGAGGTAACGCCCACCGCTCAAATCGCGTGTTCGGCGTCTCGAAACGGTCCGTGACGGACGACACGACGCAACCGCGCACCCGATGGTTTTAAACTGCTGAGCGCACCACGTTCTGGTAATGGCTTTTGAGGAGCTGCTCGAGGACCCTGTCATCCAAAAATATCTTCACGAGTTGGTTGGACCGACGGGTATGCCGGTCGCCGCCGCGCCGCCTGACGGCGAGGTGACTGACGAGGAATTGGCGGAGGATCTGGGGCTCGAGCTCAACGACGTGCGACGCGCCCTGTTCATCCTCTACGAGAACGACCTTGCGAGCTACCGACGGCTCCGCGACGAGGACTCCGGCTGGCTCACCTACCTCTGGACGTTCGAATACGAGACGATTCCGGAGAACCTGGCTGACGAGATGGAGCGCCTGCTTGGCGCGTTAGAAGAGCGCCGTGAATACGAACAGAACAACGAATTTTTCCTCTGTGAAGTGGACTCCATTCGCTTCGAATTCGGCGAGGCGATGGACTTTGGCTTCCAGTGTCCGGAATGTGGCTCGCCGCTCGAATCGATGGACAACTCGCGGCTCGTCGACGCGATGGACGACCGAATCGACGCCCTCCGAGACGAACTCAACGTAGACATCTGAATGGTAGTACTCGCAACGAAACTGTACGTAAAAGGAGAGGCCAGAGAGCGGTCGCTTGACGGCCTTCGCTCGCTCATCGACAACGACATCGGCGACTTGGACGTCACCTACACCATCGGGATACTCGACAACGACTTCCCGTCGGTGACGCTCGACGGCCCAGACGCCACCGTCGCCAGAAACGCCCTCCGCGAGTCGTGGGGGGAGATTACCGACTCGTTCGCCGAGGGCGAGACCTACGTCGGTACCTTCGAACACTGGGACGACGACGGCTTCATCCTCGATGCTGGCCGCGAGATTCGGATTCCCGCTGACGAGATTGGCCTCGGAGCGGGGACGCCCGAACAGATTCGGAAACGCTACGGCCTCGTCCAGCACATGCCACTTCGGTTCGTCTACGGCGAGCCGTGTCGGCTGGCCGACGAACAGCGCGACGACCTCTACGAGTGGACTCGTGGCCTCGGACGCGTGAACGTGAACAACGCCACCCGTGGCGAGGTTCGCGCCACGGTTAACCGTGCGGGCCACGCACAGGACATCGTGACGGTCGAACGCCTCGGCCTGTTAGAACAGAGCATCGTCTGCAAGGAAGGGACCGACCCGCCGGGACTGCTCGCCAGTATCGGTGAATACGTCCCCGCAGAACTCCTCTGTGTAATTCCATGAGACGCCGGCTGCTCGCCCTCGCTCTGCTCGTCTTGCTCACCGCATCAGCAGGCTGTATGGGGATTTTCGGTCCCGGCGAGGTCGACCAGCAACGTCTCAACGAGGATGCATCGTACGACTGGAACACGTCGGCAAACGCTACTATCGACGTCCGAAGCGGCGAGTACCAGTCGGTGTACGTCGTCTCGAATCAGTCTGAAATCGAATTCTACGAGCGTGACGGCTTCGGCACCGAACGCCCGCTCGAAATCTCCGCGCTCAAATTCCAGTACGAAAACGGCACGGTCGTAAACGCCTCCGCGCTCGACGTTTCACAGACGCGCAACCGTCTCATCGTCGGCCTCCCCGCCGCAGACGGCAAAGTCGCGTTCACCGGCGCGGCACAGGGCAAGAGTTTCGCGACGCCGACGTTCGTGACGGGCACCTACGAGGTCATCTTGCCGCCCGGCATGCGCGTCGATTACGTCCCGCTCGCGCAGGTCCAGCCCGGTGGCTACGAGACGCGCCTCGAAGACAATCGCGTCCACATCACGTGGGATGACGTCCAGAGTCGGGCGATCGTCCTCCGCTGGTACCTTGACCGCGACCTGACCATCTTCGCGACGGCGGCGGCCGGCCTCGCCATCGCGGGGGTCGTCGGGGCGTTCTACTATCTCCGGCAAATTCGCGTCCTGCGCGAACGCCGCGAAGACCTCGGTCTCAGCGTGGATATGGACGACGACCGGCGCAGACCGCCGCCGGGAATGCGTTAACTCGCTGCGAGCTGGTTCTGGTCGACTTCGTAAATCGTCACGTGCGAACTTTCGTAGGCAACGCTCACCCCGGACAGCCGTGAGAAGTCGCCGGGGTCGTAGGCTTCGCGCTCCTGTGGCCCGACGTAGATGTAGCGCACGTCGTACTGTTCGAGGACCGCGACCTGCTGGTCGGGCGTACCCGTGTAGAACTGCGTGACGTCGCCGACCCGCTCGTCGTAGGCGGCCTGCCCGCGATAGCCGATTTCGTGAGTCCACCCGAGGACGGTCGGCAAGCCGGTGAGCGCGGAGGGTGCGTTCGACCAACGGTAGGCCCGCCCCGGTGCTTCGATGATGTGTGGCTGGCCCTCCTTCTCGTCGAGCCAGTGGATGGCCTCGACCTCGCTCGCGTGATAAACGGAGACATACTGGAGACTGTCGAGAGTCATGTCGTCGGTCGCGCCATCGTCGAAGTGTCCCGCGAGGGCGAACGCGCCGTAGAACGACGTGGAGACGACGAGCAGTGCGGCGAGTACCGCGGTGCCCTTGCGCCAACTGGTCGGGATGGCGCGTCCGCCGCCCAGAAGGCGTGCGAGCATGATGGAGGCGGCGACCGACCAGAGCACCCACACCTGCATGTACACCTTGAACACCGTGTTGAACCGGCCGGGGGCGGCGTCTTCCTGGACGAAGGCGAACTCGACGATGAGGACGAGGCCGAGGCCGGCGAGCAGCAACACTGTCTCGTAGCCGAGGTCGTCGCGGAGGCGCAACAGCACCCAGCCGACGACGAGCAGCGGGGCAAAGACGGCGATGGCGGCCAGACCACCGAGCCACGCCGTCGGGACGAACAGCGCGAGGACCACACCGGTCTGGGCGGCGTGTTTCTTTATCTCGGGCTTGACGTGCGCGAGGAGGTAGGGGACGAACACCGCGAGGAACGCGCCGTGGACCACGAGCAGGCCCGCGAGCGGGCTTCGCTCTGGGAAGAAGCCGATACTTCGGCCGCTCGCCGTCCCGAGCCAGAACGGGAGCGTCCAGAGAAGCCCGCCGACGAGCACGAGAAGGGCGACGCCGAGTGCGCCACCGAGTCGCGACCCCTCGCGGGTAATCGGTGAGTCGAGGCGCTCGGCCCGCGTGACGACCGACGTTGGCAACAGCGAGAGCGGTCGTGCAGGGGCGAACGCGACAGAGAGCCACGTCAACCCGACGATGGTCGGGAACGACCAGGTGTTGACGACGGCAATGAAGCCCGCGAGCGGTGGAATCGCCCCGAAGACGAGGAGTCGACGTCGGGTCACCTCCCGCTCGGGCGTCCGGAAGTACGCAAACAAGAGGCCCGCGCCGAGCAGGAGAAACGGCGTGCTCATCATGTGGGCGTGGAGGTCGCCGTTCAGCCAGGCGAAGAAGGGGAACTCGTTGATGGTGCCCGGAATCACGCGACTCGGATGCCAGTAGGCGAACTCACTCGGTGGAGCGACCACTTTCTCTGCGGCGAGTTCGTGGAGGTTCGCGGCGATGGCCTGTCCGAGTGGCCCGCCGATGGCGTCGGGAAGCGCCCAGACGAGCACCTGCAACCCGGTGAGGATGTTGCTCGCAAAGCCGACGAAGAAGACCGCAAAGAGGCCGGCCGTCCGCCGCGAAACATCGAAGCTCCCGGCGACCATTCCGGCGACGCTGTACGCTGCCGTGAGGAGCATTCCATAGAAGCCCGCAAGCGCGAGGTTGTACGCGAAGCGCGTCTCGGTTCCCGTGAGAATCGTCAGCAACGCGGAGATGAGGTGGCCGCCGTAGTAGTAGCGCACCGGTTCGCCCGCGTACCAGAAGTCTTCAGGGGGCAACACGGGCGACCGGAGCAGCGTCTTCAGCAGGCCGAAGTCGAGGAACTTCTCACCGCCGCCGGGCCAGACACCGGGGTCCGCCCCGCGGACGACAATAATGAACAGAAACGCGAGCGTGAACAGCAGGGGTACGTCGATGCGGTCGCGCCACCCCACTTCGACGCCCCGAGAGAGGGCGAACGCAGAACCGGCGACGAGAACGACAAGCCCTGCGGCGAGGGCAACCCAGCCAAAGGCGAGGTGGCCCACCCAGTAGGCGGTGAGCGTCATGATGCCGAGACCGAGCGGCAGGGCGAGGCCCGCCCCGCGGTCTGCGACCCGGTCGAAGATGAGCGCGGCGAGCGGCATGGAAAGCGCCCAGAGTGAGAGATACACCGCGAGCCAGAGCGCGACGAGACCGACTTCCATTATCCGAGAGAACGGACAGGAGGAATTATACCTCTTGTGGATGCCAGAATCGCCCGCCCTGCGCTCGAAGGCGAATCGCTTTTAGCCTCAGCGATTGTCACGTAATTAAGATGGAGTGGTCTGTCGGCATCGTCGTTCCTGCGTTCCAGCCAAACGTCTCACAGCTCCAGGCGTTCGTCCGGGCGCTCGACGAGACCCTCTCGCCCGCCGTGATTCGCATCGAACTCGACGACCCGCGCCCGGGGGTCGTCGACGCTCTCTCCTCGCTCCCCGCAACCGTCAACGCCGTGGACGCTCGTCGCGGCAAAGGCGCGGCCATCGCCGCCGGCTTCGAAGCCCTCGACACCGACGTCTACGCCTTCGCCGACGCTGACGGCGCGACGCCCGCCAAATCGATTGCGGACGTAGTCAAACCCGTCCTCGACGGCCGAGC
This sequence is a window from Haladaptatus sp. QDMS2. Protein-coding genes within it:
- the tfe gene encoding transcription factor E, which produces MAFEELLEDPVIQKYLHELVGPTGMPVAAAPPDGEVTDEELAEDLGLELNDVRRALFILYENDLASYRRLRDEDSGWLTYLWTFEYETIPENLADEMERLLGALEERREYEQNNEFFLCEVDSIRFEFGEAMDFGFQCPECGSPLESMDNSRLVDAMDDRIDALRDELNVDI
- a CDS encoding DUF5803 family protein yields the protein MRRRLLALALLVLLTASAGCMGIFGPGEVDQQRLNEDASYDWNTSANATIDVRSGEYQSVYVVSNQSEIEFYERDGFGTERPLEISALKFQYENGTVVNASALDVSQTRNRLIVGLPAADGKVAFTGAAQGKSFATPTFVTGTYEVILPPGMRVDYVPLAQVQPGGYETRLEDNRVHITWDDVQSRAIVLRWYLDRDLTIFATAAAGLAIAGVVGAFYYLRQIRVLRERREDLGLSVDMDDDRRRPPPGMR
- a CDS encoding DUF2298 domain-containing protein; this translates as MEVGLVALWLAVYLSLWALSMPLAALIFDRVADRGAGLALPLGLGIMTLTAYWVGHLAFGWVALAAGLVVLVAGSAFALSRGVEVGWRDRIDVPLLFTLAFLFIIVVRGADPGVWPGGGEKFLDFGLLKTLLRSPVLPPEDFWYAGEPVRYYYGGHLISALLTILTGTETRFAYNLALAGFYGMLLTAAYSVAGMVAGSFDVSRRTAGLFAVFFVGFASNILTGLQVLVWALPDAIGGPLGQAIAANLHELAAEKVVAPPSEFAYWHPSRVIPGTINEFPFFAWLNGDLHAHMMSTPFLLLGAGLLFAYFRTPEREVTRRRLLVFGAIPPLAGFIAVVNTWSFPTIVGLTWLSVAFAPARPLSLLPTSVVTRAERLDSPITREGSRLGGALGVALLVLVGGLLWTLPFWLGTASGRSIGFFPERSPLAGLLVVHGAFLAVFVPYLLAHVKPEIKKHAAQTGVVLALFVPTAWLGGLAAIAVFAPLLVVGWVLLRLRDDLGYETVLLLAGLGLVLIVEFAFVQEDAAPGRFNTVFKVYMQVWVLWSVAASIMLARLLGGGRAIPTSWRKGTAVLAALLVVSTSFYGAFALAGHFDDGATDDMTLDSLQYVSVYHASEVEAIHWLDEKEGQPHIIEAPGRAYRWSNAPSALTGLPTVLGWTHEIGYRGQAAYDERVGDVTQFYTGTPDQQVAVLEQYDVRYIYVGPQEREAYDPGDFSRLSGVSVAYESSHVTIYEVDQNQLAAS
- a CDS encoding antitoxin VapB family protein; protein product: MSKSIRVKDDTHAALAALKGSDETFDDLLSRLIEERRETVRDGAGLWKGTDAAQKARDARKDMKQGVGTR
- a CDS encoding DUF2110 family protein, which produces MVVLATKLYVKGEARERSLDGLRSLIDNDIGDLDVTYTIGILDNDFPSVTLDGPDATVARNALRESWGEITDSFAEGETYVGTFEHWDDDGFILDAGREIRIPADEIGLGAGTPEQIRKRYGLVQHMPLRFVYGEPCRLADEQRDDLYEWTRGLGRVNVNNATRGEVRATVNRAGHAQDIVTVERLGLLEQSIVCKEGTDPPGLLASIGEYVPAELLCVIP